The sequence TTCTCCATATAAAAAAGACAGTCACGTGGACAAGAAAGGATTTTTTGGTTGTGTCTCACAGATGAATGTCACCATGGAAAACCCTGGCACAGAGAAAGTGATGGATTTGTGTCTAAAATGCACATGAGATTACAAAAAAAGACTTCAGAGCTGGCGTGACGCGACACTCGGTGaaagaaaagtcttttattGTTTGATGTGAAACCTGAAGGGCTGCTGAGTTAAGTGCtcgtaataacaataataatgtgcTCTATTCAAACCATAAACATACTCGTAGTTCTGATGAGAGAATTTGGTCAAATTCATGACTTGTGCCCATTTAAAGTGCTTAACCACGTACAGTGTTACAAATCATCTAAACAATAAGTTAAATCCAGTACAGATAAATAACAAACATATGTAAAAATCCAACATATTCAAACAAGCAACAGAATCTAAACAATGAGATACATTTTGAACTTAATATCACAAATGTACATTGCACATCGTCACAtgatatatatactgtatgtatatagtgttgggtttttttcttcttctctttcttttcagaATAGCTCAAGAGCAGACAGCTTTACTCGGGGACACTCCTTGGTTTGAGCTTTGCAGCTTCACGTCTACAATCCTGTGATTCCCAACATAAACTCTGTGTGTAAGCAAACCCTGATCTCTCTAATACAAGAGTTCAGTTTTATtcgttttcttttattattttgaggAGGCGTCAAATCCCTCTCCTCTGAGTCTCGATGGGTTTGCTCAAGTCAGGTGCTAAAATCAGCAGTGCATCTGTACAGCAGGTTGGTGCTCCTTGGTGGGAGGTGAGAGCTCTTGAGGCGGGCCTGTGTGTTCATATctatgtatgtgcgtgtgtgtatatatgtgttgattttttttattattatttttttttatttttttgggctGTGCTGGGGTCAGGTGCTGTGTTGTGCCAGGCACTAGGGAGGCAGCAGCGGGGGTTTGAAGGTGCAGGCTCCGGTGCACTGACGGGGGGTGAGCATCTTGCAGGAGAAATGGTGAAGGGCGTCGTGAGCTTCTGGGGAGGAACGAGTCCATCAGTGAGAACATGCAGCGGAAATGCAGACAATGCAACCTCACAAACTACCGATGACACAATGAAGTGTGAGTTGGATCTATGCCTCCTCTGATCTTGTAAAGAGTAACAATACTCACATATTCAACCCTTATTTTCTTTCTACTTGTTGTAAATGTTCCTCGTGTCCTAAGATGACTTCAGTGTAAGtgacagggggaaaaaaaaatcccttcgcCCCCGCCTCCCAAGTCCTATTTACTCTTTGTTTCCACAAATTTGAACTTTCCCACCAAATGTTGTTCAAATTTGAAGAGAATTAATTAACATTTCTGTTAATTAAATGAAACAGTTGGTGGAGCTAACTCCCCGTTCGCCGCCATTAAACCActgcagaagaagaggaagcagcAAGGAGACATAATCAGAAAATCGGCAGTAAAACCTCAAAACGTTGGACAACGATGTGAAAAGGAATAGAAAGAAGACAGGAAATAAAGCGCATTTCCACTCATTTTTGGGGTTTGCTTGAATTTGGCCACATTCTCCTTATTTCTTTTTGCAAATTGGGCCATAATTTTTATTATCTTCACTGGGTGTTAAAGTCATATGACTTACAAATGCTCTTTCCAGCTCACCTTTATTAATAAGCATTTTCCATTACGTACAAATTCATGCAAAATGCATTTGCAGCTGGGGtatttttttggggttttttttgcacaaattaaGTATACAGACAATCAGATGGATGGAAAGGTTGTAAAAACACAATGTTTCTGTGCTGAGCTGTGGTGGAggaccagtaaaaaaaaaaagagggaaaataaGCTGTAAATAAGTGCCAGTTTGGAAGATGGGCACTTTATTTGAGTGCTGCCTGCTGTGGCCTTTTGGTCACTTACACTGAAATCGCTTGAAGAGCCACCAGGAGGAACACAGCGgtgctttcagtgttttaatgtgtgcatgtgagcaCTGCCTTGAGACTGTTTTGAAAATTGTAAACCTACCCCttattgctttttgttgttgttggtggtggtaATTTAAATATTGTCTATTGATCACTGATCACAGGAgatgtttaataaaaagttcCACTTGCATATTTAGAATTGAAGGCGTACACGTATTCCTTCTTGGACCAGATAAAATTACCTTTTAGCTTCTGTTGTATTGCATAACGAGCCTTTCTCTCTTGGTCCAACTCGCTGCACAAAGTGTCTAtcgaaaaaaatgaaatgaatacaaaaaataaataaataaaataagtaaaaatgtaaactgCTGTTGGAGGATGTGAGGTGGAGGAGTGTAATGTATGTTGTTTGCCCCTGTGGTATTTAGAGTGACCCCTCTGTGTACTTGAACCCTGTATTTAAACTACTGTAACACTAAACCAATCCTTTAACGGGCGGCATTAGTTGCTGTCTACTGCATGTAACCGATACAGCACTACATAATGGTCTGTCTATTCAATTTTCCAGAGCATGATTTAGGAGAAAATAACCTTTGGTAACAAAACAATGCGGTTTCAATTTCACCTTTTGATATCTAATAATTTACTGAACTgctggacacaaaaaaaaaagtatgaaattTACAGGAAAAAGCCTGGACACAAATTGCCAATATTTCAATATGCAAGTGtcacttttcctttctttttcttttttcctttttagttcAGTgcatggtttttttgttttcagatggATTACAATGCTTTATGATATTTAAACGTTTTTGTGGCTCCATTTTTCCCCCTCATAAACTTAAAGAGCATTGATCTACATCTGCTTTACAGTCAGAGTCTGTGGAGGCGCacaatatatgtgtatatatatagagagaaggagagagacaaACCTCGAACAATCTGCAGCTGCTGGACCATTTCCTCTCTGTAGGACAGCTCACGCTTCATTTGATCCTGAAAATTATCTGAAGAGTACCGAAGGCCACATCAGATGGAAACTCTGACTTTGTGGGGATACATTTAAAGACACAATCCAGGattcaaaggagaaaaaaagaataaaaactccCTCTCCTGCAAATAGTTTGGCTGTAAAGCACggcctgtttttaaaaatccagacaGAGATGTAAAATgcgtgtctctctctctctgtctgtgtcactTTCACTCACAAAAACACGCTTGTGATGCTCCCACCTTTTAAATGCTGGAATTCTCTCTCCAACTTCTTCCTCAGCTCCACTTGTTCCACGAGCTGCTTCTGTAATtcctctgcacaaaaacaaaaaaacatcaccaATCACCACAAATCAGCAGCTTTTCCtaaagcgcacacacacacacacttccacttACAATGATATATTCTTGAATTTTCAGCACATAAAGATTTATGCGAGCCGCACTCTCAGGTGCGTTCACAGCCTCGATAACAaccattttcactgttttcctttCTCGCTGCCACAGTAATTGCCATGCATTGCCTGGAGGTGGAGACGATAATAATGGAGTCCCAGGGTTTTTCCAAGCGTTGTAAAATAATTAGCTGCCGTGCCTCGGGGTTATGGCTCTGTTCGTTAAAATATTAATAGCCTCTAAACGATTTCCTCTTATAATAATAAGTCAAAACTCCTACATCTTGTGATTAAGTGGTTAACAACTATGGAAACACTTTAGgcctaaaaaaaatttaaataaataaaaatggaaatgcaCATTTGGATTCTGGCACGCCATCTTTAACAGGCTGGGGGTATTTAGCTCTGTTTAAAATGAGGTGGAACTCAATATTTAATgttcatttaataaaaaatactatatttgaaaatgtttgcGGTCTTGTTAGATTTAATGCAATCCAAACTGCTTAAGCAAACTcgttaatatttaaaataacacttaaatttAGTCCTGATTAGATGCAGTGACCAGCACAGCTTTTAACACACCCTGTGTGtactcaaattaaaaaaaaaatggagtaaCAATTACTGGCACTTTATATCACCTCCTTCTCAATTCTAATCCATATTCGGGCTTGAAAAGGGCCTCCTACCTTTAGCCATGTTCTGCAGGTCTCTTTCGTGCACGCTGATGTCGATGCGTAAAGCTCCATCGGCTgcgcacaaataaaaaaaactaacaataaAAACCTGATTAACTGTAACACTATAAAAAGCTGCTGAATAAAAGTATCGAACCAGCCCAAAGTGGTCAGATGTGGCGATAATTAAAAGTAAAGACGATTTTTAAAACAGCAGATAACAGAATGATTAACGACCTTGTCTGTCCTGCTCCTGGTAGGACGTTGCAGTGCGCTGGGTCTGTATTTCAGACACGTGGTGAACACCTAGAAGCGAACAAGCCACAAACATTTTCAGGTAAAGGACGAGGAGACGCTCCCGCTCGCATTAATAACCCGGATCGGTAATTACCGTTGGATCTGCGGGGGCTGCTCGATTGTTTGGACCCAAACGTGGAAGGCTCGTTCAGAAGCACGTGGCCGTCCTTTTCATGAGCATACACCTGTAAAAGGAACAATCGTCTTTAATAGCGGCACAGCAATTATTGGTCATTTGGTGCACGCAATTTacgctcttttatttttttaagaaaataaaaggagTGGCTTGATGTGAAGATGGTGAAAGAAGCGGGGTTATTAAAgtattttgattttaattaatatttctgCAGATTTGTGCAAATTGGGATACAGTGGTTTAATTAACATTGAAAACGGGaaaaaacagtgtgtgtgtgtgtgtgtgtgtgtgtgtgtgtgtgtgtgtgtgtgtgtgtgtgtgtgtgtgtgtgtgtgtgtgtgtgttatgttgtatctattaaaaaatgttgctgtaaCTGAATTTGGGAGAAAATCGTGGACTCAGGCAGTTTCACTGCAGGTGGTCCAAACACTCCCCACTAACCACTCTTACGACTAATatctataataaataataaacacataTCTACATCTGGAATTTCCTTTCTCAAAGTCTGAATGAGGCTAATATGTTAATGCACTCTCTAATTCTCTAATCTTATTTTCTACAACTGTGACAATTCAACTCGCCCCAAGGGGATCATTAAAGTTTCATTTAATCTAATCTTACTTCATGAAGAGGGGAGCCATTACGCATCTGTCTGTCCTCATCCGATGACCCAGTGTGAGCGGAATCCTCCGGTGATGCTGCGACCGCCTCGGGGCTTGAGGCTGCATCGGCCTGCTCCTGACTCTCCTCAGCACCCGAGCACACCCGCTCCGGTACAGGGGAGTCGCGGTGGTCTCCTCCCGGTGATATCCGGATCGGATCCTCTTCGCCTTGTCCCCGGTTGGACTCCACGTCCACGTCCaggtcgtcgtcgtcgtcgtcgtccaCCACGCTGTCTCTGTCCGGTGATATCGATCTGTAGCTGGAGCTCTCGCTGATAAAATCCGGGGACAGGTAGCCGGGGCGTATCCCGTAGGAGTCCCGGTTGCCGTACAGTTTGGCAATGGTCTCTGCGTCTTTGACGACGGGTCTAAAGGCGGAGATATAGCTGATTTTCCTCTGAGAGGTCTCGTCCCCGGACTTGTCCTCGTCGTTCCGGGTGGAGGAGGACTGGGAGCTGGGGCAGCGCTCTCCGCCGTCCTGCTGGTGGTGAGGGTGGTGGTTGGTGTCTTTTGGTGTGTTTGCGCCCCTCTCGCTCTGGTCCGACAGGTCGAGTTCGGCCGGCCGGACGCTTAGCAGCTCTGGGGGAGGTTTGGGTGGGGAGCCCGGGTAGGGCGGCATCGGTAGGCCTCCAGCTGCAGGCCAAAACATGGGGAAGGCCGGGTAGATCGGATCCTTTGTGCCGGGCCAAAACACACCGgggatgttgtttttgttcacgTCAGGCACCCCGTCGCTCTTTTTCTGACACAGCCCATAACTAGGGAAGCCGTAGGGGTGGTGAGGGAACAGAGGTGGGGGGATTTTCTGAAGCATGCCAAAGCTCTTGCTGGGCACCGGGATGACCGGGTAACTCCGTTCGCCCCTCGCCAGACTCAGGTTGTTGCTCCCCTGATCCTCGTCGCAGCGCAATGTTTTGTGGGGGATCTCCGGGGAGCTGCTTTGAACCAGGCTGGACGAGGCCTGTGATTTCATGGGCGAGGACATCCCCGAGCCGCTCATGGGCAGAGTCCTCTTTCTGCTCCCCCCGTTGAACATGGCCTTCACATCCTCCCACGCGTGGCAAATATCatcattggattttttttccgtCAGTTTCAAATGGCGTCTCCACGAATTGAAGTTGGCCGCGTCCGGCTGCAGATACTTGGACTCTGGGGTGCGGTGGGAGTGGAAAATGAATTTATTGGGAGAGAAATACATGTTGCAAAAGCTGCACTTGATGCACTTCGCTCTGGAGCTGTTGTATCTCGCGGGTATAAAGCTGCCCCTGCAGCCCCATGCGCACTCGTGAGACACGTCAAATGCAAAATTTTCTGGTAGCTTTGGCGGGCTGTGCGCTCCCAGGAAGGACTTGCAGAGCCTCTCGGCCTCCCTTTTGGTGATCATGCCGCAGCGCCTGGAGGAAATGGGCATAGCCCCGGCCCGGCGCAGGAGTTCCAGCTGCACCGGCGTGCACTGCACACAGGTGATGCCCAGAGCCACCCGGCGGTTGTGTATCTCGTTGTAGCTGTAGTTTTTCAGCAAGGTGTTGGAAATCTGCGCCAGACACAGTCTCTCCTTGCCGTCTATGACAAGACACACGATGGGCACCCCGTACAGGGATGTCTCACTCACTTGGTTCGGTTTGAGAGAGCCGGGGCTGGAAAAGCTCTGCGCGCCCTGCTTTAAACTTGGGGAAGAGCTAGCGTCTCGTCCCGCGTCTCGAAGCTGTCCGGGCATCGACTCCATCCCTGGAAGCCTGTGAGTCAAACAGAAGACAAGACAGTGAACCGGAGGCCCGTGGGGTTGTTTACGCAAGCACTATATGTTTACCGTGTTCTGAATCTTCGCATGACTCAAGTCTgcgagaaaaatgaaaaacatcacagaaaacgaataaaaatactttaaaacgcCTAAATAATAACCATTTGAAAggcaaatattaaatatatattatttccGTATTATTATAATCGGCATTGaccaaaaattatatatataaaagtaatTATTACAATTGTGTCATAATTAAAATGAAGCAATAGCAGAGGGTCTTTTAACtgtttgaataataataataataataataataataataataataataataataataataataataataatactttttaaGTGAAATTAATTAGACGTATTTACTATTTCAGCATGATTTCCGTGCTCTCTGCCTCCTCTCCTGTCCTACAGGCTCCTGCGCGTTGGTGGATCTACTTCTACCGCTACTCTTTATCCTGAAATCGGCTCAGCCGTTAAGGGGGAACTACTTAAGGGTCACATAAGAATCTTATAGGTGGATAAGGACAGAAGGAAAATGCAGCCTGAGCTGCGTCAATGCGCTTAGCGGAGAGGAAAAGAACAACTATAAGCCGCTTTCCCGCGAGCTAATTACACAGGTCCAAGCGTGCGTCTTTGCATTGTTAATAAAAGACCAGGCCCATATATAATTAAAGCTTCTGCGCAGATTAGCCGCAGACGACTGCTCGAAATTAGGTTGAAGCGGGCCTATCTCACGTTCCCCTGCGCGTACTTAACTTTCTGCGTCTCTTGTGCCAAAACGCACGCAAACCCCTGCTTTTATTTAGTTACTATTTTGAAGTATTACGAAGCCACTGATACAGCCGAGTTACGGTCAAATCGcgagaaattaaattaaattagctGTTGTaaattgttgttgtaattttagGATGAATTTGGTgataaggaaaacaaaaacagagacataCCTTTCTCTCCTGTAAAAGCAACACACCGTAGGGGAAGTCAGGCTGGGAAATcaatattaacaataaataaaatgaaaataaacagacaaaaattGAGAGAgtccagagagggagagaggatgGAGAAAAGAAGGCGCACTGGCAGTGAAAGCGCTGAGGAGGAGCCTTTATTTCAGTGCATTTCAGGGCAGGCAGCAGCACGCGGGACCTCCATCCTGTCGGAGCAAGGGGAGGTGACTGGCGCgcagacaggaaacacatggcacctctctctctctctctctctccccccccccccccccccctctctctctgtgtcttgtCATGCTGGTGTGTaatggctctctctctctctgagtctcaccctctctctctctctgcagctcaAACAtgatcagaaacaaaaatatcaatTAGGCCCCTGCTGACCCCAGATGGAAAATCATTTTGGCCCTCAGACTCgtgattatatatttatttatttgctattatatataaattaagAAGGAGACATCGTGACATCATCGGAGATATCTGCACAAAGATaccaaaaataaaggaaaaatataaCGCCACAGTCGTGACCCTTTTCTGAACCCAGTCAAGGACCCTCTAGGGGGCCTCCACCCGGATCCCATAATGTTGTCGGGGAGGTAATCACCGCTGGTCTTAACAGATCGGGCTCGGTGTGTATTAATGATAAGCTCCGATCTAATCACGCAGATCTTGTATTATTTCCGCCGAAGTTGGAGCTCACCGACAAACCAGAGTGGCACAGTGGAGGGCACCAGGAATGACTAAAGGCCCGGGCTCATCAAGTTACACGGCCATCTGTTCGGCTTCCACGCCGGCCACACAAATCAATCCCAGGCTTTGgcgattaaaaaagaaacagaaaggggggggggggggggggggagtcagaaaggagaaaatgatttgaaagacagaaagcagagaaagacGCTTGGACCTGGAAGTGACTGTGTTTAGAGTCTTTGCGTGTAATCTGGAGTGAGCTCATGATGATGATGCCTCAggctgtctcacacacacacacacacacacacacacacacacacacacacacacacacacacacacacacacacacacacacacacacacacacacacgcggatCAACAGAATATTTGATTCAGTCCTGTAATAACCGGATCGATGGATAATAGTGTCACTGAGATAATGCCGTGCCGTTTTAGAGCAATATTTGGAAATCAAGTAAATAATACAAAGTCAGATTTGCTTTCCTACATCAGCCACACTTTTGTCTCAGGACTACACCCTTTCGGAGGctaaattaaagtaaaaaacaaaacacatctcCTACATCCAGCATTGTGATGTCACATAAAGACGGCCATAAAACATCTCACTCAATACACCTTTAGTCCcagtttcactcacacagagagagacatgcTGACGCACTATTTCTCATGTTTATTGCTCTCACTAATCAGTATCAGGACTCCATTATTTACACTgtctaaaaaaaacagaagttcaTCTAAAAGTTCACTTGTGGAAGATGAAACATTAACTTATAATCAACAATCAGAGAGGAGTCAGATTTGACTCATTATGTTCGATACAAATAATTTCTCTGATGCTGTTTGAGGAACATTcgcagaaaaaagtcagaaaggTCTCACAGCTCCTGCGTGACCTGTTCTTTAGATCAGCTCAGATgtttcctctgaaaatgatgacgtgtTAAAAGCCGGTGCTTTGGCTCATTTCACAGACAAACCAGCTGCAGAACATCCCCAGAGTGCCCCGCGCATGACAACTTTACTGGGCACTTATGGAGGGCGAGCAAAGCCCGGCTCTGCCATCGCACCGACCGCTGCACAAACACGCACTGACAGCAGGCAGGAAGCGGAGCAGCTCGTGGCGAATAAAACCGGGACATGCTTCACACTCTCGAGCCGAGTGCCTGCGCGTGGAGAGTGTATGAAGTGTGGCTTGGAGTGCAGAGCGAGTGACGAGCGTGTATGAAGTATCATCAGCCCGCGTGCAGCCTGAGCTCCCCAGCTTTACCTCCCTGCAATATTGATGATGAACCTGATCCTAAGCGCATCCTCTCCTCTTTCACCATCAAGAgccccccctccacacacacaccaccgcccCACCCCCCAGCAGCCCCCCGCCAATAATTACAATTTTATACTGTAATTATTCctctctttttaattatttagacCGCCGACTTGAATGCAGCCATTGTCGCCGCGTATTCCGGGGGAAACGTGAGCTGACGTGGCTGGCTCAGCAGCGAGGGGGGTTTTTAATTAGACATTTCAGCGGTAATTTTAGGCGAGCTCTTACTGCTGGATGGCCTACAAATTAGCGGGCCTCATTGATATGCGCCcaattgtttaaacaaacctTTAACCTGAAATATTAATGCGCCTCAGCTCACCACAGGTGAACTGCTGGGACTATTTGGCCTAAACACAACAgcgttttattatttatttatttatttatttatcgaCTGGTTGATTTATTGATTGTTCTGTCTAATCATCTTTTGGTTCTCACTTTGtactcttgatttttttttctttttgctaattTATAACCGGAACATTTGAGACTTTGGCGCAAAAGTCCAGGGGCACGAAACACCACGTGGGCAAATCCTGGTCCTCGGCtctctcccttttctctttACTGTCTTCTGTCTTTCTCACACTTATTATCTGCTCCAGTTTATTCAGAGTTTAAAGTGGTGACGAAGAATGTAACCTTTCCCACTCTGCACTGGGAGAGTTTCCATCCTCTTTGTTTTGGctcattatgattttttttttgtatttaggcGCTTAAAAAGCGTCTCTCTGCTTTATGTCGAGcactttgaaataaaataaaaaattacacaGACAAAAACCTCGCTTCGTCATCCTCCTTTAAACTCTGTGCTGAAGAAATGTGACAGTGATTTCTATCATTTTCAGCTAGGACACAatttatgtctgttttttttttcttttaagcttgattaattttattgatttattgccTTATTAACAACCTCCCATTTAAtcgtctgttttttctttcttttttttctttttttttttttttttaaccactttttGCAATGTCcagtccaaaaaaacaaaaaagcaaatgaaatgtCTGAAGGCTCTTGTCAAAAACACCCACTGTGGGGAAACAAATgtgtctaaaaagaaaaaagaaaaaaagtgcattaGAAAAAACTGCAGTGTTCAAACACTGCGGGgttttttctgcctttgtggGACTGAAGCTGAAGCATATTCATACTTTTATGCTTGAATCCTGTCACGTGATTGAAAGAGATAAATCAAGCCCACCTCAATCAGGACAGATTTAATAAGAGGCCAAATGTTTTATAATTAACAGTTGTATCAGCACCCTATAAAAGCGTGACCCCTATAAATCCCATTTTAGAGACCAATCAATCCTCCTCTCGGACTAAAGGGCCTATTGATCCCTCCCTGCTCGGCTCACTTAAACACTTTCTCCgcatcctttttttttggtttccagTGAAAAGAGCATTTCGATCGCACTTTTTTATTGGAGGAATGAGTGCGGGGAAGCGATGCCTCGAAAATTAAACGGtgacattttaattacaggaCATTGATAAAGGGATCTGGGTAATGGCTGTGTACATGGCGGCCACTCATTGTCCCGCCTGATGTGCTAATCAAGTCGGACTGCTCTGGGGAAAAAAGGTCACCGGCCGGTACAAAAGCGGAGAGGCAGCTCGGTGGGATTTTGGGAATATGAAGGTCCGGGAGTGGCAGAAATGAAGACGCATCTCCAAACAAAAGCGCGGTCAATATCCCGGAGAGAGGCACGCCAGATGAGATCATGGAGCGTCCAAATATTAATCCCAGACATATTATCGCTATAGGTCACACGAAGCAGCAGCCATAGATCATCTGATGCTACAATTTACATGTGACAGAAAGCGTCTGTGACAGGCAGAGCTGCTGCAACACTGCTGGACTGGCTGATCACCGTCAGAGCTCCCTGCAAGCTGAAGACTGCGGAAATACAGTGATGTGACAGCACGTGTGCGTTAGAAGTTCATGTAACATCACAGTTTTAAATACTCCGGAGTTAATCGTTGCATGGGTTGAGCCCATGCAGGTGCAAACAGTGGTTTGGGGCCCTTTGTGGGTCAGGGTGACAACTTTTTACCACTCAGAACAGTATTTCTGTGCtcatatctaaaacaaaaagtcaagaGTTCACCAAAGTGTTGAACAGTTCACTGATGTTTCCACcaaattttacagcattttaagGAATAGCTGTGCTGGGAGAATAGTGTAGGAGTAATCAGAGTGTCTGCGATGTGTGCGTCTACACAGCCATCTTCTCTAGACTGTCCATCCAAATGTTGTTGCATATTTCAAGTTGGGACCAGCTAACAATCCGAGACAGCCTTCCCTCAGCCTAATCCCCAGACTTAATGAACGGCTCATTAACATGGCTTACAACTAACAAGGACACTCAGCTGGGATTCATGGTACTGCACTCGTGTCCTTTTGTGCAGGTATTTGCTTATGCAGAGTTAAGGATTATGGGTATGCAACTTACACAGGTGGGCTCGCGTGCAGGTCTCCAGAGTAGAACATGTCTGACGCAGTAGATCACAGAAGCTTAAAGTTTCACTAGAGTCTGACCAGTATTCTCCGAGGAGTAGTGATTCTTGTGAATTGCAGAGGGACAGATGAGCCATGAGATAAGATTTTCAGTGCTTTGGCTGGATGAGGGTCCGATCATGAATGACACCATGTGTTGGCTGGATGATGATGAGCCGAAAAAGTGAGCCTCAGGAGGAAAGAGAGCAACAAGTGAGTTCATGATGAAGGGGAAAAGATCACAGAGAGTGGCTGCAGTAGACGCTTTTCATTGTTGTTTAACGctcagtttcacttcagctctatGTACTTTAGAGCTTCGACCTTCTTCTCAGTGTTTGAGTACCCAGAGGGAACTGACACAAGCACAAGGAGAACATACAAATCCCACTTGGAAAGACCAAGCTGGAGTTGGAACCATGAACCTTTTTGCTGGGTGGCAGGAAAACTTAACCACAGCACCACTGTACAAACCCAccacaatgtaaaatgtcaAACAGGTTAAAAATGACACCAGAACTTTAAAGTGCTCTGAAAGACTGACATTGGCAAGTGTTTTTCAGCCATTTCCATCAATTTCATTtcttattatttaatttcaaagaGCATAAAAGCCAAGTGTCTGCTGATTTTCAACAGTGCTGTTGGATTACCATTTTAAAGCCTTGAGTTCGGGATTTTGGCAGTTGCTATTGTGGCCTTTTTGAAAACAGATGTCATGAGCAAGGATGTGATGAGAAACTGAGGGTGGAGCACACTTATGCTAGAGCCACAGTAAAGAAAACAGTTGTCCACAGCATGACCAAAATTACTGCGATCAATGAACTTGCAATGAATTTGCCTTtgaaatgatttctttgaaaacGGGGACCAGGTCTGCAATCCCTCACAGTCAGTTTCTGTCCTCAAAGCAGCTTTGTTGCATCAAGATGGTGAAAAATGGCAATAAGGCAGAATC comes from Astatotilapia calliptera chromosome 1, fAstCal1.2, whole genome shotgun sequence and encodes:
- the LOC113019447 gene encoding SKI family transcriptional corepressor 1 homolog-B-like isoform X3, producing the protein MESMPGQLRDAGRDASSSPSLKQGAQSFSSPGSLKPNQVSETSLYGVPIVCLVIDGKERLCLAQISNTLLKNYSYNEIHNRRVALGITCVQCTPVQLELLRRAGAMPISSRRCGMITKREAERLCKSFLGAHSPPKLPENFAFDVSHECAWGCRGSFIPARYNSSRAKCIKCSFCNMYFSPNKFIFHSHRTPESKYLQPDAANFNSWRRHLKLTEKKSNDDICHAWEDVKAMFNGGSRKRTLPMSGSGMSSPMKSQASSSLVQSSSPEIPHKTLRCDEDQGSNNLSLARGERSYPVIPVPSKSFGMLQKIPPPLFPHHPYGFPSYGLCQKKSDGVPDVNKNNIPGVFWPGTKDPIYPAFPMFWPAAGGLPMPPYPGSPPKPPPELLSVRPAELDLSDQSERGANTPKDTNHHPHHQQDGGERCPSSQSSSTRNDEDKSGDETSQRKISYISAFRPVVKDAETIAKLYGNRDSYGIRPGYLSPDFISESSSYRSISPDRDSVVDDDDDDDLDVDVESNRGQGEEDPIRISPGGDHRDSPVPERVCSGAEESQEQADAASSPEAVAASPEDSAHTGSSDEDRQMRNGSPLHEVYAHEKDGHVLLNEPSTFGSKQSSSPRRSNGVHHVSEIQTQRTATSYQEQDRQADGALRIDISVHERDLQNMAKEELQKQLVEQVELRKKLEREFQHLKDNFQDQMKRELSYREEMVQQLQIVREAHDALHHFSCKMLTPRQCTGACTFKPPLLPP
- the LOC113019447 gene encoding SKI family transcriptional corepressor 1 homolog-B-like isoform X4, translated to MESMPGQLRDAGRDASSSPSLKQGAQSFSSPGSLKPNQVSETSLYGVPIVCLVIDGKERLCLAQISNTLLKNYSYNEIHNRRVALGITCVQCTPVQLELLRRAGAMPISSRRCGMITKREAERLCKSFLGAHSPPKLPENFAFDVSHECAWGCRGSFIPARYNSSRAKCIKCSFCNMYFSPNKFIFHSHRTPESKYLQPDAANFNSWRRHLKLTEKKSNDDICHAWEDVKAMFNGGSRKRTLPMSGSGMSSPMKSQASSSLVQSSSPEIPHKTLRCDEDQGSNNLSLARGERSYPVIPVPSKSFGMLQKIPPPLFPHHPYGFPSYGLCQKKSDGVPDVNKNNIPGVFWPGTKDPIYPAFPMFWPAAGGLPMPPYPGSPPKPPPELLSVRPAELDLSDQSERGANTPKDTNHHPHHQQDGGERCPSSQSSSTRNDEDKSGDETSQRKISYISAFRPVVKDAETIAKLYGNRDSYGIRPGYLSPDFISESSSYRSISPDRDSVVDDDDDDDLDVDVESNRGQGEEDPIRISPGGDHRDSPVPERVCSGAEESQEQADAASSPEAVAASPEDSAHTGSSDEDRQMRNGSPLHEVYAHEKDGHVLLNEPSTFGSKQSSSPRRSNGVHHVSEIQTQRTATSYQEQDRQADGALRIDISVHERDLQNMAKEELQKQLVEQVELRKKLEREFQHLKDNFQDQMKRELSYREEMVQQLQIVRAHDALHHFSCKMLTPRQCTGACTFKPPLLPP
- the LOC113019447 gene encoding SKI family transcriptional corepressor 1 homolog-B-like isoform X5, coding for MESMPGQLRDAGRDASSSPSLKQGAQSFSSPGSLKPNQVSETSLYGVPIVCLVIDGKERLCLAQISNTLLKNYSYNEIHNRRVALGITCVQCTPVQLELLRRAGAMPISSRRCGMITKREAERLCKSFLGAHSPPKLPENFAFDVSHECAWGCRGSFIPARYNSSRAKCIKCSFCNMYFSPNKFIFHSHRTPESKYLQPDAANFNSWRRHLKLTEKKSNDDICHAWEDVKAMFNGGSRKRTLPMSGSGMSSPMKSQASSSLVQSSSPEIPHKTLRCDEDQGSNNLSLARGERSYPVIPVPSKSFGMLQKIPPPLFPHHPYGFPSYGLCQKKSDGVPDVNKNNIPGVFWPGTKDPIYPAFPMFWPAAGGLPMPPYPGSPPKPPPELLSVRPAELDLSDQSERGANTPKDTNHHPHHQQDGGERCPSSQSSSTRNDEDKSGDETSQRKISYISAFRPVVKDAETIAKLYGNRDSYGIRPGYLSPDFISESSSYRSISPDRDSVVDDDDDDDLDVDVESNRGQGEEDPIRISPGGDHRDSPVPERVCSGAEESQEQADAASSPEAVAASPEDSAHTGSSDEDRQMRNGSPLHEVYAHEKDGHVLLNEPSTFGSKQSSSPRRSNEELQKQLVEQVELRKKLEREFQHLKDNFQDQMKRELSYREEMVQQLQIVRDTLCSELDQERKARYAIQQKLKEAHDALHHFSCKMLTPRQCTGACTFKPPLLPP